A stretch of the Capsicum annuum cultivar UCD-10X-F1 chromosome 10, UCD10Xv1.1, whole genome shotgun sequence genome encodes the following:
- the LOC107845554 gene encoding prohibitin-1, mitochondrial → MNLNNVKVPKMPGGGAASALIKFGIVAGLGVYGVANSLYNVEGGHRAIVFNRIGGVKNKVYPEGTHFMIPWFERPVIYDVRARPHLVESTSGSRDLQMVKIGLRVLTRPVPDQLPTVYRTLGENYNERVLPSIIHETLKAVVAQYNASQLITQRENVSREIRKILTDRAANFNIALDDVSITSLTFGKEFTAAIEAKQVAAQEAERAKFVVEKAEQDKRSAVIRAQGEAKSAQLIGQAIANNPAFITLRKIEAAREIAQTISHSANKVYLSADDLLLNLQDFNLDTARK, encoded by the exons ATGAATCTCAACAATGTTAAGGTTCCTAAGATGCCTGGTGGTGGTGCAGCTTCTGCTTTGATCAAGTTCGGAATTGTTGCTGGTCTTGGTGTCTATGGAGTTGCCAACAGTCTCTACAATGTTGAGGGTGGGCATCGCGCCATTGTTTTCAACCGTATTGGTGGTGTCAAAAACAAG GTTTATCCAGAAGGGACACACTTCATGATTCCTTGGTTTGAAAGACCAGTCATCTATGATGTCCGTGCACGACCCCATCTCGTCGAGAGCACTTCGGGAAGTCGTGACCTTCAGATG GTAAAAATCGGTCTTAGGGTTCTCACTCGTCCAGTTCCAGATCAACTGCCCACTGTTTACCGAACTCTTGGTGAAAACTACAATGAAAGGGTCCTACCCTCaattattcatgaaactttgaagGCTGTAGTTGCCCAATACAATGCTAGCCAGCTCATCACCCAGAGAGAG AATGTTAGCAGAGAAATAAGGAAGATTTTGACGGACAGGGCAGCCAACTTCAACATTGCTCTAGATGATGTATCTATAACAAGCCTGACTTTTGGAAAAGAATTTACTGCTGCAATTGAAGCAAAACAAGTGGCTGCGCAAGAAGCCGAGAGAGCTAAGTTTGTTGTGGAAAAAGCTGAGCAAGATAAGCGAAGTGCTGTTATCAGAGCTCAG GGAGAAGCTAAGAGTGCCCAGCTGATTGGTCAAGCTATTGCCAACAATCCAGCGTTTATCACACTCAGGAAGATTGAAGCAGCCAGAGAAATCGCCCAGACTATCTCACACTCAGCTAACAAGGTGTACTTGAGTGCTGATGATCTGTTGCTTAACCTTCAGGACTTCAACTTGGACACAGCAAGAAAGTGA